A portion of the Pseudomonas synxantha BG33R genome contains these proteins:
- the pobA gene encoding 4-hydroxybenzoate 3-monooxygenase gives MKTLKTQVAIIGAGPSGLLLGQLLHNAGIQTLVLERQSADYVQGRIRAGVLEQGMVDLLREAGVNQRMETEGLVHTGFDIALNDQLIPIDLKALTGGQSVMIYGQTEVTRDLMAARAAAGATTLYEACDVQPHDLKSDRPWLTFNHQGQAYRLECDYIAGCDGFHGVARQSIPAQALKVFERVYPFGWLGVLANTPPVHAELVYAKHPRGFALCSMRSPTRSRYYLQVPQDEAVEDWSDERFWDELKTRLPGSLAQQLVTGPSIEKSIAPLRSFVVEPMQYGRLFLLGDAAHIVPPTGAKGLNLAASDVSTLFRILLKVYREGRLDLLQKYSAICLRRVWKAERFSWWMTSMLHEFPQADAFSQRIAESELDYFIHSDAGRKTIAENYVGLAYEPIE, from the coding sequence ATGAAAACCCTGAAAACCCAAGTCGCCATTATTGGCGCCGGTCCGTCTGGATTGCTGCTCGGCCAGCTGCTGCACAACGCTGGTATTCAAACCCTTGTTCTAGAGCGCCAGAGCGCCGATTACGTGCAAGGGCGCATCCGTGCCGGTGTGTTGGAGCAGGGCATGGTCGACCTGTTGCGCGAAGCCGGGGTGAACCAACGCATGGAGACTGAGGGGTTGGTGCACACCGGCTTTGACATTGCCCTCAATGACCAACTTATCCCGATCGATCTGAAGGCATTGACCGGTGGCCAATCGGTGATGATCTACGGCCAGACCGAAGTCACTCGCGACCTGATGGCCGCCCGCGCAGCCGCCGGCGCGACCACGCTGTACGAGGCGTGCGACGTACAGCCCCATGATCTGAAAAGTGATCGACCCTGGCTGACGTTCAATCACCAAGGCCAAGCCTATCGCCTGGAGTGCGATTACATCGCCGGTTGCGATGGCTTCCATGGCGTCGCCCGCCAGTCGATTCCGGCGCAGGCGTTGAAGGTATTCGAGCGGGTCTATCCCTTCGGTTGGCTGGGGGTGCTCGCCAATACGCCGCCGGTACACGCCGAGCTGGTGTATGCCAAACACCCACGGGGTTTTGCCCTGTGCAGCATGCGCTCACCCACGCGCAGCCGTTATTACCTGCAAGTGCCGCAGGACGAGGCTGTGGAGGATTGGTCGGATGAGCGTTTCTGGGATGAGCTGAAAACCCGCTTGCCCGGTTCATTGGCGCAGCAGTTGGTGACCGGCCCCTCGATTGAAAAAAGTATCGCGCCGCTGCGCAGCTTCGTGGTGGAGCCCATGCAGTACGGGCGCCTGTTCCTGCTTGGCGATGCTGCGCATATTGTCCCGCCCACCGGCGCCAAGGGTTTGAACCTGGCGGCCAGTGATGTGAGCACGTTGTTCCGGATCTTGCTCAAGGTGTACCGCGAAGGGCGCCTGGACTTGCTGCAAAAGTACTCGGCGATCTGCCTGCGCCGGGTATGGAAGGCCGAGCGATTTTCCTGGTGGATGACCTCGATGCTGCATGAGTTTCCCCAGGCGGACGCCTTCAGCCAGCGCATTGCCGAGAGTGAGCTGGATTATTTCATCCACTCGGATGCCGGGCGCAAAACCATTGCAGAAAATTACGTCGGGCTTGCTTACGAGCCTATCGAATAG
- a CDS encoding MDR family MFS transporter: protein MTHLNQPAPTVPAVRSILAALMMAIFLGALDQTIVAVSMPAISAQFHDVNLLAWVISGYMVAMTVAVPIYGKLGDLYGRRPMMLIGMGVFTLASLFCGMAQSMEQLVLARILQGVGAGGMISVSQAIIGDIIPPRERGRYQGYFSSMYAVASVAGPVLGGYMTEYLSWRWVFLINLPLGAGAWYVAHRTLVGLPVPQRKPIIDYLGTVLMIIGLTALLLGITEIGQGHSWRDAQVLGLLACALLALSVFVWHERRAREPLLPMHLFANRSAVLCWCTIFVTSFQAISLTVLMPLRYQTVTGAGADSAALHLLPLAMGLPMGAYFAGRMTSVTGRYKPMILSGAVLSPLAILGMAYSAPQAVVLTSVFMLLCGIAAGMQFPTSLVGTQNSVEQRDIGVATSTTNLFRSLGGAVGVACMSALLLALLHDSSFAHLTSAALVAEGSSGNVLLDGLNAAPGPAQDALRGELAVTFRHLLMVSAAVSVFGLAAAIVMPNRVLRGREDKAR, encoded by the coding sequence GTGACTCACCTCAATCAGCCCGCCCCAACCGTTCCCGCCGTGCGCAGTATTCTTGCTGCGCTGATGATGGCGATCTTCCTCGGCGCCCTGGACCAGACCATTGTGGCGGTGTCCATGCCGGCCATTTCCGCGCAGTTTCATGACGTCAACCTGCTGGCCTGGGTGATTTCCGGCTATATGGTGGCGATGACCGTGGCGGTGCCGATCTACGGCAAGCTTGGCGATCTGTATGGGCGCCGGCCCATGATGCTGATCGGCATGGGCGTGTTCACCCTGGCGTCGCTGTTTTGTGGCATGGCGCAAAGCATGGAGCAATTGGTGCTGGCGCGGATTCTCCAGGGCGTCGGTGCCGGCGGGATGATTTCAGTGAGCCAGGCAATCATCGGCGACATCATTCCCCCTCGCGAACGCGGCCGGTACCAGGGCTATTTCAGCAGCATGTACGCGGTGGCCAGCGTGGCGGGGCCGGTGCTGGGCGGCTATATGACCGAGTACTTGTCGTGGCGCTGGGTGTTTTTGATCAACCTGCCGCTGGGTGCCGGCGCCTGGTACGTGGCCCATCGCACTCTGGTGGGGCTGCCGGTGCCGCAGCGCAAGCCGATCATCGATTACCTCGGCACGGTGCTGATGATCATCGGCCTCACCGCCTTGTTGCTGGGCATCACCGAAATCGGCCAGGGCCATTCGTGGCGTGACGCTCAAGTGCTGGGGTTGCTGGCCTGCGCACTGCTGGCGTTGAGCGTGTTTGTGTGGCACGAACGCCGCGCGCGCGAACCGCTGCTGCCCATGCACTTGTTTGCCAACCGCAGTGCGGTGTTGTGTTGGTGCACGATTTTTGTCACCAGCTTCCAGGCGATTTCCCTGACCGTGCTGATGCCCCTGCGTTACCAGACCGTGACCGGCGCCGGTGCCGACAGTGCGGCCCTGCACTTGCTGCCCTTGGCGATGGGCTTGCCGATGGGCGCGTATTTCGCCGGGCGCATGACCTCGGTGACTGGCCGCTATAAACCGATGATCCTGAGCGGCGCGGTGTTGAGCCCGCTAGCGATTCTCGGCATGGCCTACAGCGCGCCCCAGGCGGTGGTGCTCACCAGCGTATTCATGCTGTTGTGCGGCATTGCCGCCGGTATGCAGTTCCCGACCTCGTTGGTGGGTACGCAGAACTCGGTGGAGCAACGGGATATCGGTGTGGCCACCAGTACCACCAACCTGTTCCGCTCTTTGGGCGGGGCAGTGGGGGTGGCGTGCATGTCGGCGTTGCTGCTGGCGCTGTTGCACGATTCCAGTTTCGCCCATTTGACGAGCGCCGCACTGGTGGCCGAAGGCAGTTCTGGCAACGTGCTGCTTGACGGCCTCAACGCGGCACCCGGCCCGGCGCAGGATGCGCTGCGCGGCGAGTTGGCGGTGACGTTTCGGCATTTGCTGATGGTGAGCGCGGCGGTGTCGGTGTTTGGGCTGGCGGCGGCGATTGTGATGCCGAACCGGGTACTGCGCGGTCGTGAAGACAAAGCTAGATAA
- a CDS encoding cache domain-containing protein: MNTLLRLTWLLLLCGCSQVHAATAQEADAQAAKTLLEKALAYYHKQGDKAFAAFSRQGEFIDQDRYVFVVDTQGVLLASGGPSSALIGRDVSEVLGPDLRQSFKDALKVPESQGVQQADYRWQNWNDGKVEHKHVFYQRVGKRILAVGYYLPRATPEQARALRNKAVDALVKDETGTLKAINSLQGGFLQDDLYVFVVDLNTRRYVAHGTNLRLINTDFAKIKDPDGKPVGEPILKMMAEQDQGEYKYRWKNPVTGKVENKHAYVRKSGHFMVAVGYYSP; this comes from the coding sequence ATGAACACACTGCTGCGACTCACCTGGCTGCTGCTGTTATGTGGCTGCAGCCAGGTGCATGCTGCAACGGCTCAGGAAGCGGATGCCCAGGCCGCCAAGACCTTGCTGGAAAAGGCCTTGGCGTACTACCACAAGCAAGGTGACAAGGCCTTTGCCGCCTTCAGTCGACAGGGCGAATTCATCGACCAGGACCGCTATGTGTTTGTGGTTGATACCCAAGGCGTACTGCTGGCCAGTGGCGGCCCCTCGTCTGCGCTGATCGGTCGCGACGTGTCCGAGGTGCTCGGGCCGGATTTGCGTCAGTCATTCAAGGACGCGCTCAAGGTGCCCGAAAGCCAGGGTGTCCAGCAGGCCGACTATCGCTGGCAGAACTGGAACGACGGCAAGGTCGAACACAAGCATGTGTTTTATCAGCGGGTAGGCAAACGCATCCTGGCGGTGGGTTATTACCTGCCACGGGCCACGCCGGAACAGGCACGGGCGCTGCGTAACAAGGCGGTGGATGCGCTGGTGAAGGATGAAACCGGCACGCTCAAGGCCATCAACTCACTGCAGGGCGGCTTCCTGCAGGATGACCTCTATGTGTTTGTGGTTGACCTGAATACTCGACGTTATGTGGCACACGGGACAAACCTGCGTCTGATCAACACTGACTTTGCCAAGATCAAGGACCCGGATGGCAAACCGGTGGGTGAGCCGATCCTCAAGATGATGGCCGAGCAGGATCAGGGGGAATACAAATACCGCTGGAAAAACCCGGTGACGGGTAAGGTCGAGAACAAGCACGCTTATGTGCGCAAAAGCGGGCATTTCATGGTTGCGGTGGGGTATTACAGCCCCTGA
- the cynS gene encoding cyanase → MLQSQFAQTPRLALADTVIDLKARKNLSWQDLTDGTGLSLAFVTAALLGQHPLPKEAADIVCDKLGLDQDASRLLQSVPLRGSFPSGVPTDPTMYRFYEMLQVYGSTLKALVHEQFGDGIISAINFKLDIKKVEDPDGGSRAVITLDGKYLPTKPF, encoded by the coding sequence ATGTTGCAATCCCAATTCGCCCAAACCCCACGCCTGGCCCTGGCCGATACCGTTATCGACCTCAAGGCACGCAAGAATCTGTCATGGCAGGACCTCACCGATGGCACCGGCCTGAGCCTGGCGTTCGTCACCGCCGCCCTGCTCGGCCAGCACCCACTGCCCAAGGAGGCGGCCGACATCGTGTGCGACAAACTCGGCCTCGACCAGGACGCCAGCCGCCTGCTGCAAAGCGTCCCACTGCGCGGCAGTTTCCCCAGCGGTGTGCCGACCGATCCGACGATGTACCGCTTCTACGAAATGCTGCAGGTCTACGGCTCTACCTTGAAGGCCTTGGTGCATGAGCAATTCGGCGACGGCATCATCAGCGCCATCAACTTCAAGCTGGACATCAAGAAAGTCGAAGACCCGGACGGCGGCTCCCGTGCGGTCATCACTCTGGACGGCAAATACCTGCCCACTAAACCCTTCTGA
- a CDS encoding phospholipase effector Tle1 domain-containing protein yields the protein MTLDTPVITIRIGLFFDGTGNNALNALAGTPDKGVSYQGAISNIYRLYKYYTTTIVPETLMQTGIYMEGVGTKTNDFDSTLAMAVGVDLPLTIGGYGVFAKYAMAVSKACATIGQLLSSMLPTQKNVNIEFDVFGFSRGATIARHFANMVISKNNSIYLPIAEILKKYDMVLRQDLDIHFLGLFDTVASIWTLNNGQWQDPHDTGNTSGMDIELRLIHPSKVLQIQSMHEYRYNFPLRSVQPPYVELPLPGCHSDIGGSYALGPAVQTEVCRITPKRYWPNPHYDPRAHVVDEINNLRMDPILNVLLEHSSVEYSVLPLPYYQGISRREVKGELQLIAGWVMLDTACHNGCSFDKDAFKADYPIPDDLKPFLRTALIRRNEVSSHMPLTPYSPQELAFLARDYIHISVDWKNVLMPFAPRPLNLLTEPLQQHMHAQLALETHFNGIFGNESPNRPDMDWQRKIFMNAHSIFPHLRLGEMRAENFVSDSAIIIDKVVSYSTPPALPLDHWSLEGLWNYANQTITLDAPGGRIVYRFNSRDLYLVLGPAVDGNHVHFEVKLDGQAPAPYSGSDVAPDGTGTVISKRKYHLVHRTDNTEEQTFSITFYGPKVVVYAFALE from the coding sequence ATGACACTTGATACGCCAGTAATCACTATAAGGATCGGATTATTCTTTGATGGAACCGGAAATAACGCTTTGAACGCCCTGGCTGGCACCCCTGACAAAGGAGTCAGCTACCAGGGTGCGATTTCAAATATTTATCGACTCTATAAATACTACACCACTACCATCGTTCCAGAGACATTGATGCAAACGGGGATTTATATGGAAGGTGTGGGTACCAAAACCAATGATTTTGACAGCACGCTGGCGATGGCCGTAGGCGTGGACCTTCCATTAACCATAGGCGGCTACGGCGTTTTTGCGAAGTATGCCATGGCGGTTAGCAAAGCCTGTGCAACGATCGGGCAATTATTGTCTTCCATGCTACCAACACAGAAAAACGTAAACATCGAGTTTGACGTGTTTGGTTTCAGTCGCGGCGCTACCATCGCGAGACACTTCGCCAATATGGTCATATCAAAAAACAATTCTATATACCTGCCCATCGCTGAAATATTAAAAAAGTACGACATGGTACTGAGACAAGATCTAGACATTCATTTTCTGGGACTCTTCGACACTGTGGCGAGCATCTGGACATTGAATAACGGCCAGTGGCAGGACCCTCATGATACGGGCAATACTTCCGGCATGGATATTGAACTGCGCTTGATTCATCCCAGCAAAGTGCTGCAAATCCAATCCATGCATGAGTATCGGTATAACTTCCCTCTGCGCAGTGTGCAACCGCCTTACGTAGAACTGCCCTTACCCGGCTGCCATTCCGATATAGGTGGCAGTTACGCCCTGGGCCCTGCCGTTCAAACTGAAGTTTGCCGCATCACACCAAAACGTTATTGGCCAAACCCGCACTACGATCCAAGAGCGCATGTGGTGGATGAAATTAATAACTTAAGAATGGATCCTATACTTAATGTTCTGCTGGAGCATAGTTCTGTCGAGTACTCTGTACTACCACTGCCCTATTATCAAGGTATCAGTCGTCGCGAGGTGAAAGGCGAATTGCAGCTCATTGCTGGCTGGGTAATGCTCGATACCGCCTGCCATAACGGTTGCAGTTTTGACAAGGACGCGTTCAAGGCGGACTACCCAATACCTGATGACCTCAAGCCTTTTTTACGCACGGCACTGATCCGGCGAAACGAAGTCAGCTCCCACATGCCCTTGACACCGTACTCCCCGCAAGAGCTGGCGTTTCTTGCGAGAGACTATATTCATATTTCGGTGGACTGGAAAAACGTATTAATGCCTTTTGCCCCGAGGCCGCTTAACCTGCTGACGGAGCCATTGCAGCAGCACATGCACGCGCAACTAGCGCTGGAGACGCACTTCAACGGGATTTTTGGCAACGAAAGTCCAAATCGACCCGATATGGATTGGCAGCGCAAAATTTTCATGAATGCTCACTCGATTTTCCCCCACCTCCGTCTGGGTGAGATGCGAGCAGAAAATTTCGTATCCGATAGCGCGATCATCATCGATAAAGTAGTAAGTTATTCCACGCCCCCCGCTCTGCCCCTCGATCACTGGAGCCTGGAAGGATTATGGAACTACGCCAATCAGACAATAACCCTGGACGCGCCTGGCGGCCGTATTGTCTACCGCTTCAATAGCCGTGACCTGTATTTGGTACTAGGCCCCGCAGTCGACGGCAATCATGTCCATTTTGAAGTCAAGCTCGACGGCCAGGCGCCTGCCCCGTACTCAGGCAGCGATGTAGCCCCAGACGGCACCGGCACCGTGATATCGAAGCGAAAGTATCATCTGGTTCATCGAACCGATAACACTGAAGAGCAAACATTCAGCATTACGTTTTATGGACCTAAAGTCGTGGTCTATGCTTTCGCTCTTGAGTGA
- a CDS encoding carbonic anhydrase — translation MQHLIDGFRKFQREAFSQRSDLFKHLATTQNPGTLFVSCSDSRVVPELLTQQEPGDLFVIRNAGNIVPSYGPEPGGVSATVEYAVAVLGVSDIVICGHSDCGAMTAISTCKCLDHLPAVANWLRHAESAKVINASRTHVSDAARLDSLVRENVVAQLANLKTHPSVALALEQGRMNLHGWVYDIETGGIDALDGRTGRFVSLLDHPTTRAHAA, via the coding sequence ATGCAGCATCTCATCGATGGCTTCCGCAAATTCCAACGTGAAGCCTTTTCCCAACGCAGCGACTTGTTCAAGCACCTGGCGACCACACAGAACCCCGGCACCTTGTTCGTGTCCTGCTCCGACAGCCGTGTCGTGCCGGAGCTTCTGACCCAGCAGGAACCCGGCGATCTGTTCGTGATCCGCAATGCCGGCAATATCGTGCCGTCCTACGGCCCCGAGCCGGGTGGTGTATCGGCCACGGTCGAATATGCGGTGGCGGTACTCGGGGTCAGCGACATTGTGATTTGCGGGCATTCGGACTGCGGCGCCATGACTGCCATTTCCACCTGCAAGTGCCTGGACCATCTGCCGGCCGTGGCCAACTGGTTGCGTCATGCCGAGTCAGCCAAGGTGATCAATGCATCCCGTACGCATGTCTCGGACGCTGCGCGCCTGGATTCATTGGTGCGTGAAAACGTGGTCGCCCAACTGGCTAATCTCAAGACTCACCCCAGCGTTGCGCTGGCCCTGGAACAAGGCCGGATGAACCTGCACGGCTGGGTGTATGACATCGAAACCGGTGGCATCGACGCGCTGGACGGTCGCACCGGACGCTTCGTCTCCCTGCTCGACCATCCAACCACCCGCGCCCACGCTGCCTGA